A DNA window from Bradyrhizobium sp. CCBAU 53421 contains the following coding sequences:
- a CDS encoding ABC transporter ATP-binding protein yields MDSLIESSSLADVEPDTIAVKNVNLSLGTGAARVHILKDISLRVAAGEAIGLIGPSGSGKSTLLMVMAGLERPDSGEVVVDGTSFNALDEDALARFRGRQVGIVFQSFHLIPTMTALENVAVPLELAGNPDAAARAAQELQSVGLGERLHHYPTQLSGGEQQRVAIARALAPDPAILVADEPTGNLDETTGKQIVDLLFTKHAERGMTLVLVTHDLALAQRCDRVVRLRSGRIDGQSTT; encoded by the coding sequence ATGGACAGTCTCATCGAATCCTCTTCATTGGCCGACGTCGAGCCGGACACCATTGCCGTCAAGAACGTCAATCTCTCGCTCGGCACCGGCGCGGCGCGGGTTCATATCCTCAAAGATATCAGCCTTCGTGTGGCAGCGGGTGAGGCCATCGGCCTGATCGGCCCGTCGGGCTCGGGCAAGTCGACCTTGCTGATGGTGATGGCGGGGCTTGAACGTCCTGACAGCGGAGAGGTGGTCGTCGACGGCACCTCGTTCAATGCCCTCGATGAAGATGCGCTGGCGCGCTTCCGCGGCCGCCAGGTCGGCATCGTCTTCCAGTCGTTCCATCTGATCCCGACCATGACGGCGCTGGAGAACGTCGCGGTGCCGCTCGAGCTCGCCGGCAATCCCGATGCCGCCGCGCGCGCCGCGCAGGAGCTGCAATCGGTCGGGCTCGGCGAGCGCCTGCATCATTATCCGACGCAACTCTCCGGCGGCGAGCAGCAGCGTGTCGCGATCGCGCGCGCGCTGGCGCCCGACCCCGCGATCCTGGTTGCCGACGAGCCGACCGGAAATCTCGACGAGACGACCGGAAAGCAAATCGTCGACCTGCTCTTCACCAAGCACGCCGAGCGCGGCATGACGCTGGTGCTGGTGACGCATGATCTCGCGCTCGCGCAGCGCTGCGATCGTGTGGTGCGGCTGCGCTCCGGCCGCATCGACGGACAATCAACCACATGA
- a CDS encoding arylesterase, which produces MHILVLLMGLMTAASAQTPAQGKAAAKPIKMVVLGDSLSAGYGLPADAAFPVRLQKALEAKGIKVEMTNAGVSGDTASGGRERLDWSVAEGTDAVIVELGANDALRGIDPAVTRAALTDIITKLQARKIAVLLCGMLAPPNYGSEYAAKFNAIYPDLAKSLGVPLYPFFLDGVAANPKINQADGMHPTAEGVDIVVKNILPTVEAFLGALSGQRS; this is translated from the coding sequence GTGCACATACTCGTGTTGCTTATGGGCTTGATGACGGCGGCAAGTGCGCAGACGCCAGCCCAGGGGAAAGCTGCGGCAAAGCCGATCAAGATGGTGGTTCTGGGCGATTCCCTGAGCGCCGGGTACGGCCTTCCGGCCGATGCGGCATTTCCGGTCCGGCTGCAAAAAGCCTTGGAAGCCAAGGGGATAAAGGTCGAGATGACCAATGCCGGGGTGTCCGGCGACACCGCCTCGGGCGGCCGCGAGCGGCTCGACTGGTCGGTGGCCGAGGGAACTGACGCCGTGATCGTCGAGCTCGGTGCCAACGATGCCTTGCGCGGCATCGATCCCGCGGTCACGCGTGCCGCGCTCACCGACATCATCACAAAGTTGCAGGCGCGCAAGATCGCCGTGCTCTTGTGCGGCATGCTCGCGCCACCGAACTATGGCAGTGAGTATGCAGCGAAGTTCAACGCGATCTATCCGGATCTGGCGAAATCGCTTGGCGTGCCGCTCTATCCGTTCTTCCTCGATGGAGTTGCTGCTAATCCGAAGATCAATCAAGCCGACGGCATGCATCCGACGGCGGAAGGTGTGGACATCGTTGTGAAGAATATCCTGCCCACGGTGGAGGCATTTCTCGGTGCATTATCAGGGCAACGCAGCTGA
- a CDS encoding DUF2794 domain-containing protein, with product MSLISEDTDPSGSRAAARPVAATPQSNCVTFNRLELNRILNLYGRMVADGEWRDYAIDFLKDRAVFSVFRRASEVPIYRIEKDPRLARKQGMYSVISATGLILRRGHELERVLFVIDRKLSLV from the coding sequence ATGAGTTTGATCTCGGAGGACACTGATCCGAGCGGGAGTCGCGCCGCGGCGCGTCCCGTCGCGGCGACCCCTCAGTCCAACTGCGTGACATTCAATCGACTTGAGCTCAATCGCATTCTCAATCTCTATGGCCGCATGGTCGCCGATGGCGAGTGGCGCGACTATGCGATCGACTTCCTGAAGGACCGCGCCGTGTTCTCGGTGTTCCGGCGGGCGTCCGAAGTGCCGATCTACCGGATCGAGAAGGATCCCCGGCTGGCGCGCAAGCAGGGCATGTACAGCGTGATTTCGGCGACCGGCCTGATCCTGCGCCGCGGCCACGAACTCGAACGGGTGCTGTTCGTAATCGATCGCAAGCTGTCGCTGGTGTAG
- a CDS encoding thioredoxin family protein yields the protein MTAMMAYNCISRWSSALGICAIVAIIRPAHADPRAVVELFTSQGCSSCPPADKIIGDLAKDPNVIALSMPIDYWDYLGWKDTLADSRFSARQKAYSHMRGDRDVYTPQAVINGSAHVIGSDRASIESAIKDTEKSGAVMSVPVTMTLTGKQINVSVAASKSPAVSRGEVWICSISKSVPISIARGENRGHEITYHNVVRNLLKVGDWNGSSGSWTVPLENITRDGVDAAAVYVQDGNRDKPGPMLGAAFTSLH from the coding sequence ATGACAGCGATGATGGCCTATAATTGTATCTCGCGATGGTCCAGCGCCCTTGGTATCTGCGCAATCGTCGCGATCATCCGCCCCGCTCACGCCGATCCGCGTGCTGTCGTCGAACTCTTCACTTCGCAGGGATGCTCGTCCTGTCCGCCCGCGGACAAGATCATCGGTGACCTCGCGAAAGACCCCAACGTCATCGCGCTCAGCATGCCGATCGACTATTGGGACTATCTCGGCTGGAAGGATACGCTGGCCGATTCCCGTTTCAGCGCGCGCCAGAAAGCGTACTCGCATATGCGCGGCGATCGCGACGTCTACACGCCGCAAGCGGTGATCAACGGCTCCGCGCATGTGATCGGCAGCGACCGCGCCAGCATCGAGAGCGCGATCAAGGACACCGAGAAGAGCGGCGCCGTGATGTCGGTGCCGGTGACGATGACGCTGACCGGCAAGCAGATCAACGTGTCGGTCGCGGCATCCAAGTCGCCCGCGGTGTCGCGCGGCGAAGTCTGGATTTGCTCGATCTCGAAGTCGGTGCCGATCTCGATCGCGCGCGGCGAGAATCGCGGCCACGAGATCACGTATCACAACGTGGTGCGCAACCTGCTGAAGGTCGGTGACTGGAATGGCTCGTCCGGGAGCTGGACCGTGCCGCTGGAGAACATCACGCGCGATGGTGTCGATGCCGCGGCCGTGTACGTCCAGGACGGCAACCGCGACAAGCCGGGCCCGATGCTGGGCGCCGCATTCACATCGCTTCACTAG
- the zapE gene encoding cell division protein ZapE, which produces MLSTSPSSFLEHYNALVASGAIEADPAQARAADAFGALDERLASYKPQRKQGLFGRLFGGDKDDKPPRGLYVHGEVGRGKTMLMDLFFQQSPVEHKRRAHFHEFMAEAHERIYGYRQQIARGEISDGDVIALTAQAIFDEAWLLCFDEFHVTDIADAMILGRLFAKLFDLGTVVVATSNVAPDDLYKGGLNRALFLPFIAQISDHMDVLRLDARTDFRLEKLVGVKMWLVPADDAARDVLSAAWRKMTGNAPCRARLIEIKKRLLTVPCSSHGVARFSFADICEKPLAASDYLRLAHDYHTILIDHIPVMDYAERNAAKRFISLIDTLYDNAVKLMASAEADPVSLYLADEGVEAMEFKRTASRLIEMSSESYLALPHGRKDSSASGATTGLVET; this is translated from the coding sequence ATGCTGTCCACCTCGCCGAGTTCCTTTCTCGAACACTACAACGCCCTGGTCGCCTCCGGCGCGATCGAGGCCGATCCTGCGCAGGCCCGTGCCGCCGATGCGTTCGGCGCGCTGGACGAGCGGCTGGCAAGCTACAAGCCGCAGCGCAAGCAAGGCCTGTTCGGACGCCTGTTCGGCGGTGACAAGGACGACAAGCCGCCGCGCGGCCTCTACGTCCACGGCGAGGTCGGCCGCGGCAAGACCATGCTGATGGATCTGTTCTTCCAGCAGAGCCCGGTCGAGCACAAGCGTCGTGCGCATTTCCACGAATTCATGGCCGAGGCGCATGAGCGCATCTATGGCTACCGCCAGCAGATCGCGCGCGGCGAGATCTCGGACGGCGACGTGATCGCGCTCACCGCGCAGGCGATCTTCGACGAGGCGTGGCTGCTCTGCTTCGACGAATTCCACGTCACCGACATTGCGGATGCGATGATCCTCGGGCGGCTGTTCGCGAAGCTGTTCGATCTCGGTACCGTCGTGGTCGCGACCTCGAACGTCGCGCCCGACGATCTCTACAAGGGCGGTCTCAATCGCGCGCTGTTCCTGCCGTTCATCGCGCAGATCTCGGACCACATGGATGTGCTGCGGCTCGATGCACGCACCGACTTCCGGCTCGAGAAGCTCGTCGGTGTGAAGATGTGGCTGGTGCCCGCGGATGACGCGGCTCGCGATGTGCTCAGCGCGGCGTGGCGCAAGATGACCGGCAACGCGCCGTGCAGGGCGCGCCTTATCGAGATCAAGAAGCGTTTGCTGACTGTGCCGTGCTCGTCGCATGGCGTCGCGCGCTTCAGCTTCGCCGATATCTGCGAGAAGCCGCTCGCCGCGTCCGACTACCTCAGGCTGGCGCACGATTACCACACGATCCTGATCGACCATATTCCGGTGATGGATTACGCCGAGCGCAACGCCGCCAAGCGCTTCATCTCGCTGATCGACACGCTCTATGACAATGCCGTGAAGCTGATGGCCTCGGCCGAGGCCGATCCGGTGTCGCTGTACCTTGCGGATGAGGGCGTCGAGGCGATGGAGTTCAAACGCACGGCCTCGCGCCTGATCGAAATGAGCTCGGAATCCTATTTGGCGCTGCCGCACGGCCGGAAGGACTCCTCCGCGAGCGGAGCGACGACCGGCCTGGTCGAGACCTAA
- a CDS encoding ABC transporter permease yields the protein MSIASEVAVQGRASSLAFRYALRELRGGLRGFYVFIACIALGVMAIAGVGSVAASLGDGLSREGRTLLGGDVAFSLISRQAKPEEVAYLRTRGEVSVAATLRAMARSNDGKLALVELKAVDGKYPMLGELTLEPNMPVADLLTERDGVYGAAADSTLLARLDLKLGDRVTIGSATYQIRSVVAAEPDKLAGGVGLGPRFLISEASLRATDLLQPGSLVRWIYRVKLPDGANDDRATTALIDGARAAAPEAGWEVRSRSNASPQLERTINRFTQFLTLVGLAALLVGGVGVANAVKSHIDRRRDVIASFKALGATGRDVFTIYCTQVVVLAGIGSVIGLVLGAALPFVIVGLFGKLLPLPVVPALHPDELALSFIYGQLTALAFGLWPLGRVHDVPVAALFRETVASEWHRPRWSYLALMAVVVALLIGVAIGLAYDKRVAAVFVASSIAVFLLLRGIAEILMAVARRLPRSRMTMLRLAIANIHRPGALTPSVVLSLGLGLAVLVTITQIDGNLRRQFLAALPERAPSFFFIDIPSTEADRFATFLGQIAAGSTVEDVPMLRGRIVAARGVKADQLKPSVDSEWVLQSDRGLTYTGEIPKGSKIVEGEWWGPDYSGPPLVSMEKKIADGLSLKIGDEIVVNVLGRDVPAKIANLRNIDWQGLGINFVLVFSPNAFKGAPHSHVATLTEPHASSTQAGPNDDARIVKQVADAFPMVTSVRVREALETVGTVVSNLVLAIRGASAVTLISAILVLGGALAAGHRHRVYDAVILKTLGATRVRLLGAYALEYLMIGFATAIFGVIAGSVAAWLIVTRLMTLSFSWQAGSAALVVVAALVVTVGLGLAGTLLALNQKPASVLRNL from the coding sequence ATGAGTATTGCGTCCGAAGTCGCGGTGCAGGGCCGCGCGTCGTCGCTTGCCTTCCGTTACGCGCTGCGCGAACTGCGCGGCGGCCTGCGCGGCTTCTACGTGTTCATTGCCTGCATCGCGCTCGGCGTGATGGCGATTGCCGGCGTCGGCTCGGTCGCCGCAAGCCTCGGCGACGGCCTGTCGCGCGAGGGACGCACGCTGCTCGGCGGCGACGTCGCATTCTCGCTGATCTCGCGCCAGGCCAAGCCCGAGGAGGTCGCGTATCTGCGCACCCGCGGCGAGGTTTCGGTCGCAGCCACGCTCCGCGCGATGGCCCGCAGCAATGACGGCAAGCTCGCGCTGGTCGAGCTCAAGGCGGTCGACGGCAAATATCCGATGCTCGGCGAGCTGACGCTCGAGCCGAACATGCCGGTCGCCGACCTGCTCACTGAGCGCGACGGCGTCTATGGCGCGGCCGCCGATTCAACCCTGCTGGCGCGGCTCGACCTCAAGCTCGGCGACCGCGTCACCATCGGCAGCGCGACCTACCAGATCCGCAGCGTGGTGGCGGCCGAGCCCGACAAGCTCGCCGGCGGCGTCGGCCTCGGGCCGCGCTTCCTGATCAGCGAAGCCAGCCTGCGTGCCACCGACCTGTTGCAGCCCGGCAGCCTGGTGCGCTGGATCTACCGGGTGAAGCTGCCCGACGGCGCCAACGACGATCGCGCCACCACCGCGCTGATCGATGGCGCGCGGGCGGCTGCGCCGGAAGCCGGCTGGGAGGTCCGCAGCCGCAGCAACGCCTCGCCGCAGCTCGAGCGCACCATCAACCGCTTCACCCAGTTCCTGACCCTGGTCGGCCTCGCCGCCCTCCTGGTCGGTGGCGTCGGCGTCGCCAACGCGGTGAAGAGCCACATCGACCGCCGCCGCGACGTCATCGCCTCGTTCAAGGCGCTCGGCGCCACCGGCCGCGACGTCTTCACGATCTACTGTACGCAGGTGGTGGTCCTGGCCGGGATCGGTTCGGTGATCGGGCTGGTGCTCGGCGCCGCGCTGCCCTTCGTCATCGTCGGCCTGTTCGGCAAGCTGCTGCCGCTGCCGGTGGTACCCGCCCTGCATCCGGACGAGCTCGCGCTTTCCTTCATCTACGGCCAGCTCACCGCGCTGGCGTTCGGGTTGTGGCCGCTCGGCAGGGTCCATGACGTGCCGGTCGCCGCACTGTTCCGCGAGACCGTCGCCAGCGAGTGGCACCGCCCGCGCTGGAGCTATCTCGCGCTGATGGCCGTGGTGGTCGCGCTGCTGATCGGGGTTGCGATCGGGCTCGCCTATGACAAGCGGGTCGCCGCGGTGTTCGTCGCCTCGTCGATCGCGGTGTTCCTGCTGCTGCGCGGGATCGCCGAGATCCTGATGGCGGTGGCGCGGCGGCTGCCGCGCAGCCGCATGACCATGCTGCGGCTCGCGATCGCCAACATCCACCGACCGGGCGCGCTGACGCCGTCGGTGGTGCTGTCGCTCGGCCTCGGCCTCGCAGTGCTCGTCACCATCACCCAGATCGACGGCAATTTGCGCCGGCAATTCCTGGCCGCGTTGCCGGAACGGGCACCGTCGTTCTTCTTCATCGACATCCCCTCCACCGAGGCCGACCGCTTCGCTACCTTCCTTGGCCAGATCGCGGCCGGCTCGACCGTCGAGGACGTGCCGATGCTGCGCGGCCGCATCGTCGCCGCGCGCGGCGTCAAGGCCGACCAGCTCAAGCCGTCGGTGGATTCGGAGTGGGTGCTGCAGAGCGACCGCGGCCTGACCTACACCGGCGAGATCCCCAAAGGCTCGAAGATCGTCGAGGGCGAGTGGTGGGGGCCGGACTACAGCGGGCCTCCGCTGGTCTCGATGGAGAAGAAGATCGCCGACGGCCTGTCCTTGAAGATCGGCGACGAGATCGTGGTCAACGTGCTCGGACGCGACGTGCCGGCGAAGATCGCCAATTTGCGCAACATCGATTGGCAGGGCCTCGGCATCAACTTCGTGCTGGTATTCTCGCCGAATGCCTTCAAGGGCGCCCCGCACAGCCACGTCGCGACCTTGACGGAACCACACGCGAGCTCGACCCAAGCGGGCCCTAACGACGACGCGCGCATCGTCAAGCAGGTGGCCGACGCGTTCCCGATGGTCACCAGCGTCCGGGTCCGCGAGGCGCTGGAGACGGTCGGCACCGTCGTCAGCAATCTGGTGCTGGCGATCCGCGGCGCCAGCGCCGTGACGCTGATCTCGGCGATCCTGGTGCTGGGCGGCGCGCTCGCCGCCGGGCATCGCCACCGCGTCTATGACGCCGTGATCCTCAAGACACTCGGTGCCACGCGGGTGCGATTGCTCGGCGCCTACGCGCTGGAGTACCTGATGATCGGTTTTGCAACCGCAATATTCGGGGTGATCGCCGGTTCGGTCGCGGCCTGGCTGATCGTGACGCGGCTGATGACGCTGAGTTTCAGCTGGCAGGCCGGCAGCGCCGCCCTGGTCGTGGTCGCCGCGCTGGTTGTGACGGTCGGATTGGGGCTGGCGGGAACGCTGCTCGCGCTGAACCAGAAGCCGGCCTCGGTGCTGCGGAATTTGTGA
- the acnA gene encoding aconitate hydratase AcnA — MTSLDSFKCRKTMKVGGKSYVYYSLPQAEKNGLKGISKLPYSMKVLLENLLRNEDGRTVKKEDIVAVSKWLKKRQLEHEIAFRPARVLMQDFTGVPAVVDLAAMRNAMQNLGGDAEKINPLVPVDLVIDHSVIVNFFGDNKAFAKNVTEEYKQNQERYEFLKWGQKAFSNFSVVPPGTGICHQVNLEYLAQTVWTKKEKMTVGKKTGTFEVAYPDSLVGTDSHTTMVNGLAVLGWGVGGIEAEACMLGQPLSMLLPEVVGFKLKGQLKEGVTATDLVLTVTQMLRKLGVVGKFVEFFGPGLDFLSVADKATIGNMAPEYGATCGFFPVDAATIDYLKTSGRKADRVKLVQAYAKAQGLFRTAKSTDPVFTTTLTLDLADVVPSMAGPKRPEGRIALPAVSTGFATALVSEYKKPDGEAKRFAVEGRNFDLGHGDVVIAAITSCTNTSNPSVLIGAGLLARKAAAKGLKAKPWVKTSLAPGSQVVAEYLANSGLQADLDKVGFNLVGFGCTTCIGNSGPLPEDISKSINENGIVAAAVLSGNRNFEGRVSPDVQANYLASPPLVVAHALAGTVTKDLAVEPLGIGKDGKPVFLKDIWPTAKEINAFMKKYVTATIFKKKYADVFKGDTNWRKIKTTESETYRWNMSSTYVQNPPYFEGMKKQPDPVTDVVDARILAMFGDKITTDHISPAGSIKLTSPAGKFLSEHQVRPADFNQYGTRRGNHEVMMRGTFANIRIKNFMLKGADGNIPEGGLTKHWPDGAQMSIYDAAMKYQQENVPLVVFAGAEYGNGSSRDWAAKGTRLLGVRAVICQSFERIHRSNLVGMGVLPLTFQDGTSWSSLGLKGDEKVTIRGLQGDLKPRQTLTAEIVSADGGKRDVPLLCRIDTLDELDYYRNGGILHYVLRKLAA, encoded by the coding sequence ATGACCTCGCTCGACAGCTTCAAATGCCGCAAGACCATGAAGGTCGGCGGCAAGTCCTACGTCTATTACAGCCTGCCCCAGGCAGAGAAGAACGGACTGAAGGGTATTTCGAAGCTGCCGTATTCGATGAAGGTTCTGCTCGAGAACCTGCTGCGCAACGAGGACGGCCGCACCGTCAAGAAGGAAGACATCGTTGCGGTGTCGAAATGGCTGAAGAAGCGCCAGCTCGAGCACGAAATCGCGTTCCGTCCGGCGCGCGTCCTGATGCAGGATTTCACCGGCGTTCCGGCCGTGGTCGATCTCGCGGCGATGCGCAACGCGATGCAGAACCTCGGCGGCGATGCCGAGAAGATCAACCCGCTGGTGCCGGTCGATCTCGTCATCGACCACTCGGTGATCGTCAACTTCTTCGGTGACAACAAGGCGTTCGCGAAGAACGTCACCGAGGAATACAAGCAGAACCAGGAGCGCTACGAGTTCCTGAAGTGGGGCCAAAAGGCGTTCTCGAACTTCTCGGTGGTGCCGCCCGGCACCGGCATCTGCCACCAGGTCAATCTCGAATATCTCGCGCAGACCGTGTGGACCAAGAAGGAGAAGATGACGGTCGGCAAGAAGACCGGCACCTTCGAGGTCGCCTATCCCGATTCGCTGGTCGGCACCGACTCGCACACCACGATGGTCAACGGCCTCGCCGTGCTCGGCTGGGGCGTCGGCGGCATCGAGGCTGAGGCCTGCATGCTCGGCCAGCCGCTGTCGATGCTGCTGCCTGAGGTGGTCGGCTTCAAGCTCAAGGGCCAGCTCAAGGAAGGCGTCACCGCGACCGACCTCGTGCTGACAGTCACCCAGATGCTGCGCAAGCTCGGCGTGGTCGGCAAGTTCGTCGAGTTCTTCGGCCCCGGCCTCGATTTCCTGTCAGTGGCGGACAAGGCGACCATCGGCAACATGGCGCCCGAATACGGCGCGACCTGCGGCTTCTTCCCGGTCGATGCGGCGACCATCGACTACCTGAAGACCTCGGGCCGAAAGGCCGATCGCGTCAAGCTGGTGCAGGCCTATGCCAAGGCGCAGGGCCTGTTCCGCACCGCCAAGTCGACTGACCCGGTGTTCACCACCACGCTGACGCTGGACCTCGCCGACGTCGTGCCGTCGATGGCCGGACCGAAGCGCCCCGAAGGCCGCATCGCGCTGCCGGCGGTGTCGACCGGTTTCGCGACCGCGCTGGTCAGCGAGTACAAGAAGCCCGATGGTGAAGCGAAGCGCTTCGCGGTCGAGGGCCGCAACTTCGATCTCGGCCATGGCGACGTCGTGATCGCCGCGATCACCTCCTGCACCAACACCTCGAACCCGAGCGTGCTGATCGGCGCCGGCCTGCTGGCGCGCAAGGCGGCCGCCAAGGGCCTGAAGGCCAAGCCGTGGGTGAAGACCTCGCTCGCGCCGGGCAGCCAGGTGGTGGCCGAATATCTCGCCAATTCCGGCCTGCAGGCCGATCTCGACAAGGTCGGCTTCAACCTGGTCGGCTTCGGCTGCACGACCTGCATCGGCAACTCCGGCCCGCTGCCGGAAGACATTTCCAAGTCCATCAATGAAAATGGCATCGTCGCCGCCGCCGTGCTCTCGGGCAACCGCAACTTCGAAGGCCGCGTCTCGCCCGACGTGCAGGCGAACTACCTCGCCTCGCCGCCGCTGGTGGTCGCGCATGCGCTCGCCGGCACCGTGACCAAGGATCTCGCGGTCGAGCCGCTCGGCATCGGTAAGGACGGCAAGCCGGTGTTCCTCAAGGACATCTGGCCGACCGCCAAGGAGATCAACGCCTTCATGAAAAAGTACGTCACCGCGACGATCTTCAAGAAGAAGTACGCCGACGTGTTCAAGGGCGATACCAACTGGCGCAAGATCAAGACCACGGAAAGCGAGACCTATCGCTGGAACATGAGCTCGACCTATGTGCAGAACCCGCCCTATTTCGAGGGCATGAAGAAGCAGCCGGACCCGGTCACCGACGTGGTCGACGCCCGCATCCTCGCGATGTTCGGCGACAAGATCACCACCGACCACATCTCGCCGGCCGGTTCGATCAAGCTGACCTCGCCCGCAGGCAAGTTCCTCAGCGAGCACCAGGTGCGTCCCGCCGACTTCAACCAGTACGGCACGCGGCGCGGCAACCATGAAGTGATGATGCGCGGCACCTTCGCCAACATCCGCATCAAGAACTTCATGCTGAAGGGCGCCGACGGCAATATTCCGGAAGGCGGTCTGACCAAGCACTGGCCCGACGGCGCGCAGATGTCGATCTACGACGCGGCGATGAAGTACCAGCAGGAGAACGTGCCTCTGGTGGTGTTCGCCGGCGCCGAATACGGCAACGGCTCGTCGCGCGACTGGGCCGCGAAGGGCACCCGCCTGCTCGGCGTGCGTGCGGTGATCTGCCAGAGCTTCGAGCGCATCCATCGCTCCAACCTGGTCGGCATGGGTGTGCTTCCGCTCACCTTCCAGGACGGCACGTCATGGTCCTCGCTCGGCCTCAAGGGCGACGAGAAGGTCACGATCCGCGGCCTGCAGGGCGATTTGAAGCCGCGCCAGACGCTGACGGCAGAAATCGTCTCCGCCGACGGTGGCAAGCGGGATGTCCCGCTGCTCTGCCGCATCGATACGCTGGATGAGCTCGATTACTATCGCAACGGCGGCATCCTGCACTACGTGCTGCGCAAACTCGCGGCCTGA
- a CDS encoding Bax inhibitor-1/YccA family protein, with protein sequence MSDLDRNYASPFGRAAGRIDAAAVDAGLRAYMLRIYNYMSIGLAITGLAALGVYMGAVTTDQSAAVAKFGNAYLTQFGYAMFVSPLKWLFILAPLAMVFVISAGINRLQPATAQLLFWVFSALMGLSLSSIFLVYTHTSIVRVFFITAATFGALSLYGYTTKRDMSGMGSFLFMGLIGIIIASLVNLFLASSALQFIVSVVGVLVFAGLTAWDTQRLKNDYIYGYASQGGVMAERAAITGALSLYLNFINLFTLLLQLLGQRD encoded by the coding sequence ATGTCGGACCTAGACCGCAATTACGCTTCTCCTTTCGGCCGGGCCGCCGGGCGCATTGACGCTGCGGCCGTCGACGCCGGTCTGCGCGCCTACATGCTGCGCATCTATAACTACATGAGCATTGGCCTCGCCATCACCGGCCTGGCCGCGCTCGGCGTCTACATGGGCGCGGTGACCACCGACCAGTCGGCCGCCGTCGCCAAGTTTGGCAACGCCTATCTGACGCAGTTCGGCTACGCGATGTTCGTCAGCCCGCTGAAGTGGCTGTTCATCCTCGCCCCTCTGGCGATGGTGTTCGTCATCTCGGCCGGCATCAACCGTCTGCAGCCTGCGACCGCCCAGCTCCTGTTCTGGGTGTTCTCGGCGCTGATGGGCCTGTCGCTGTCGTCGATCTTCCTGGTGTACACGCACACCTCGATCGTGCGCGTGTTCTTCATCACCGCGGCGACGTTCGGTGCGCTCAGCCTCTACGGCTACACCACCAAGCGTGACATGAGCGGCATGGGCTCGTTCCTGTTCATGGGCCTGATCGGCATCATCATCGCGAGCCTCGTCAACCTGTTCCTGGCGAGCTCGGCGCTGCAGTTCATCGTCTCGGTGGTCGGCGTGCTGGTGTTCGCGGGCCTCACCGCCTGGGACACCCAGCGGCTGAAGAACGACTACATCTACGGCTACGCCTCGCAGGGTGGCGTGATGGCAGAGCGTGCGGCAATCACTGGTGCGCTGTCGCTCTACCTGAACTTCATCAACCTGTTCACGCTGCTGCTGCAGCTGCTCGGCCAGCGCGACTAA
- the thpR gene encoding RNA 2',3'-cyclic phosphodiesterase: MPRLFTGLEIPADIGQTLSSLRGGLPGARWIDPENYHVTLRFIGDIDGLWANEIATMLFRVNRKPFEVKLQGLSSFGGRKPRAVVAAVEPSRPLIELQAELERMMQRMGLDPEGRKFTPHVTLARLHDASSQDVADYLSVRGYFPSRTFMADRFVLFSSRASTGGGPYVVEDSYALCA, encoded by the coding sequence ATGCCGCGTCTGTTCACTGGTCTGGAAATTCCGGCCGATATCGGCCAAACCCTCTCCAGCTTGCGTGGTGGCCTTCCTGGCGCACGCTGGATCGATCCCGAAAATTATCACGTCACCCTGCGCTTCATCGGCGATATCGACGGCCTCTGGGCCAACGAGATCGCGACGATGCTGTTTCGGGTGAACCGAAAGCCGTTCGAGGTCAAATTGCAGGGCCTGTCGAGCTTCGGTGGACGCAAGCCGCGCGCGGTGGTTGCCGCCGTCGAGCCCAGTCGGCCGTTGATCGAACTGCAGGCCGAGCTCGAGCGGATGATGCAGCGGATGGGGCTCGATCCCGAGGGCAGGAAATTCACGCCCCATGTCACGCTCGCGCGTCTGCATGACGCATCGAGCCAGGACGTCGCGGATTATCTGTCGGTGCGCGGCTACTTCCCGAGCCGCACCTTCATGGCGGACCGCTTCGTGCTGTTCTCGTCGCGCGCGTCGACGGGCGGTGGGCCCTACGTGGTCGAGGATTCCTACGCGCTCTGCGCGTAA